Sequence from the Candidatus Eisenbacteria bacterium genome:
CCGGCGGCGTGGCCCACGACTTCAACAACCTGCTCACGGTGATCTGCGGCTACAGCCAGGGGTTTCTTGAAACCCTGGAGCCGGGCACGCGCGAGCACCACGACGTCGGAGAGGTGCTCGCCGCCGCGGAGCGCGCGGTGGCGCTGACGCGCCAGCTGCTCACCTTCAGCCGGCGGCAGGTGATCCACCCCCGCCCCCTGGACCTCAATGCGCTGGTGGGCTCCCTGACCGGCATGCTGACGCGCCTGGTGCGCGAGAACGTGCGCATCCACACCCGCCTGGAGGAGGGCGCCTGGCCGGTGATGGCCGACCACAACATGATCGAGCAGCTCCTGGTCAACCTGGTGCTGAACGGGCGCGACGCCATCCGCGGCGCCGGCGACTTGGTGATCGAGACCGCCAACGTCGGGGTGGACGAAGCCGGCCTGGCGCGGCAGCCCGAGGGCCGGCCGGGGCGCCACGTGATGCTGGCGGTGTCGGACACCGGTGGCGGCATCGACCCGCGCGAGCTCGACCACATCTTCGAGCCCTTCTACACCACCAAGGACCCCGGCGAAGGCACCGGGCTCGGGCTGAGCACGGTGCACGGCATCGTGCAGCAGCACGGCGGCTGGATCCGCGTGAACACCGACCCGGGGCACTGGACCACGTTCCGCGTGTTCCTGCCCGCAACCTTGGAAGCCCCGGCGGCTCCGGCGCCCGAGCCGGTGTCCGGGAGCGGGGCGCATGGGACCGAGACCATCCTGCTGGTGGAGGACGAGGGCGCGCTGCGCGACCTCTCCGCGCAGGTGCTGCGCGGGGCGGGCTACCAGGTGTTCGCCGAGGCGGACGGCCCGGCCGCGCTGGCGCGCGCGGCGGAATGGACGGTCGCCCCCCAGCTGCTGCTGACGGACGTGGTCCTGCCGGGTGGGATGAGCGGCGTGGACGTGGCGAGGGAACTCACCCCGCGCTTCCCCGGGATGCAGGTCCTCTACACCAGCGGATTCAACGAGGAGCTGGCGGGGCAGGACTACGTGATGCCGGGCGACACGCCCTTCCTCCAGAAGCCCTACATGCCGCGGGACCTCCTGGCCCGGGTGCGGGCGGTCCTCGACGCGCGCGCCGAAACGCCCGCGGGCTCAGGCGGAAGCTGAACCTTCGCGGTCCAGCTCCTCGCGCACCTTGCGGCCCAGCGCGGTGGGCGAGAACGGCTTGGCCAGGAAGCCCGCCCCGCGGGGCCAGCCCTCGGCGCCCTGCTCCGGCGCCACCAGGTAGCCGCTGACGAAGAGGATGCGCGCCTGGGGCTCCAGGAGCCGGATCTCGCGCGCCACCTCCCTCCCGCCGCGGGAGGGCATGACCACGTCGAGCACCACCAGGTCAATCTCGCCGGCATGCGCGCGGAAGAGCTGCAGCACCTCCTCGGAGTCCGCGCCGCTCAGCACCCGGTATCCCATTCCCTGGAGCGCGCTCTCGGTGAAGCCAAGGGTCAGCGGGTCGTCCTCCCCCACCAGGATGGTCTCGTCGCCGCCGCGCACCGGCGCCGCGGGCGTCGCGGAGGAAACCGCCATGTGCTCCACGATGGCGGCCAGGTACACCCGCACCGTGGTTCCCGCGCCGGGGGTGGACTCCACGTCAATCCAGCCCTCGTGCTGGCGCACGAAGCCGTAGGCCATGGCCAGACCCAGGCCGCCCCGTTCGCTGCCGGTGGAATAGTAGGGCTCGAAGAGCCGGGCGCGGGTTTCGGCGTCCATGCCCGAGCCGGTGTCACGCACCGTCAGCTCCACGTAGGAGCCCGGGTTCATGGAAGGCCGCGTGCGGCAGAAGTCCGCGCCGAGCTCGACGTTGCGGGTGCGGACCGTGAGGTCGCCGCCTCCCGGCATGGCGTCGCGCGCGTTGAGCCACAGGCTGAGCAGGACCTGTTCCACCTGGCCCGGATCGGCGTACACCCGGCGCAGTTCGGGCGCCAGGTCCGCCACGAAGCGGGAACTGGGCTCCAGCACCCGCTGCACCAGCCGGCGCAGGTCCCCGATGACGCGATTCAGGTCCAGCGGCGTGCGCTCGAGCCCCTGGCGGCGGCTCACCGCCATCAGCTGGCGGATCAGCGTGCCGGCGTGGTCGGCGGCCCGCGTGATCTCGTCGAGCTGGCGCTGCAGGGGATCCTCGGGCCCGGTCCCCATCTGCATGATCTGGATCTGGCTGCTGATGGCCCCCAGCAGGGTGCCGAAGTCGTGGGCCACGCGGCCGGCGAGCTCGGCCACCGCCTCCATCCGCTGGGCCTGCCGGAGCCGCTCTTCGAGCTCGCGCCGCTCGGTGATGTCCACGGTGAAGCCCTGGTAGAACAACTGCCCGGTGTGCAGGTCGTGCACCGGCAGCGCCCGCGTCCACACGTGGCGCCGCGTGCCGTCGGCGCGCGCCAGGCGGGCCTCGCCCTCGTAGCTGTTGCCGGCGCGCACGGCGGCGCGGAATTCGCCCACCACCCGCTCGCGGTCCTCGGGCACCAGCAACTCGGCCCAATGCGAGATCTCCGCCCCGGGCGGCTGCTCGCGGCCCAGCATCCCGGCCCACGACCGGCTGAAGTAGGTGACCTTCCAGTCCTCCCAGGTCCAGATGCCGATCGGGGCGTTGTCCAGCACCGCCTGCAGCCGCACCTCCGCCACGCGCAGGGCCTCGGGGGCATCCACCTCCGGGGCGGGGGCGGCATCGGTGCTCCAGCCGACCAGCAGCGCCGGCGGGCTGCCCAGCAGGGCGCACTCCAGTTCCACCGGCGGGGCGGGTGGAACGGCTGCAAGGCGCAGGAGGAACGGCGATGCGGATGCGCCCCCGCCGGTCAGCGCGCCGCGGAGCGCGTCGGCGTCGGCCGGGGAGGCGCAATGGTCGAAAAGGGAGGTGCCGGCAAGCTCGGCGGCAGGCCGGCCACGGGACCGCCCGAAGGAGTCACTCGACCAACGGATGCGCCCGTCGGCCTCGAGCACGCAGAAGCAGGCGCGTCCCAGGCCGCGGAAGCCGCGACTCCGGGGCCCCGAGAAACCCGCGTCCGCCGGGGGCGTGGAGGGCATGGGGTGGCCGTCCTTCCGTTACCCGGGGATAGCCCAACCCCCGCGCCGTGCCGGGCAGCGCCACGCGGGGGGCCGGAACCTCTACGCGGTATTCTCTGCCCCCCCCAGACCACCGTCAATTGCGAGTTCAAGGCCCCGGGCCGGCTCGCTTGCTCCCGGGTTCCGCTCAGGCGCGGCCCGCCGCGGCGGTCTCGGCGCGCATCCGCTGCGCCGCCGCCCGGAACCGCCCCACGCGACTGAGGAACAGCGCCCCGGCCGCGGCCGCGCAGACGGCCGCCACGCGCACCGCGAAGGGCGCTCCGAACGCGTGGGCCAGCCCGCCCATCAACATGCTCCCGAAGGGTGCCATGCCGAGCAGCATGACCAGGTAGAAGCTCATCACCCGGCCGCGGATGAAGTCCGGCACCATGCTCTGGATGAAGGTGTTGGTGGCGGCCATCTGGGTCATCATGGAGAAGCCCACCGGCACCAGCAGCGCGGCGGACAGCCACAGGGACTTCGAGAGGCTGAAAGCCAGCAGCGAGATTCCCATGCCCACCACGGCCCAGCCCATGGTGAGGCCCATGCCGCGCAGGTTCTCGCGCCGGGCCATGGCCAGCGCCGCCCCCAGCGCGCCCAGGCCGGCGCCGGACATCAGGATCCCCAGCCCGCGGGCGCCCCCGTGGAGCACCTGGTCGGCGAAGATGGGCATGAGGACCAGGTAGGGGATTGCGGTGAGGCTCACCAACCCCAGGAGGCCCAGCGGCAGCCACAGCGCCTCGTTGCGCAGCACGTAGCGGAGGCCCTCGCGGAGCTGTTCCGCCACGCCCTGCTCGCCGCGGGGCGGGGTCCAGGGCTCGAGCCGCATGGCCAGCAGGCCCGCAATCACCGCCACGTACGAAACGCCGTTGATCAGGAAGCACCACCCCTCGCCCACCGTGGCCACCACGATGCCGGCGATGGCCGGCCCGATCATGCGCGCGCCGTTGAACATCGAGGAGTTGAGCGCGATGGCGTTGGGGAGGTCTTCGCGGCCCACCATCTCGCCCAGGAAGGCCTGTCGCGCGGGCACGTCGAAGGCGTTGATGCAGCCCAGCGCCAGCACCAGCGCGAAGATGTGCCACTCGCGCACCACCCCACCCAGGGTGAGGGCCGCCAACGCCAGGGCGCAGGCCATCGAGAGCGCCTGGGTGATCACGATGATGCGCCAGCGGTGATGGCGGTCGGCCACCACCCCGGCCAGCGGCCCGAGCAGCAGCGTGGGCACCTGCCCGGTGAAGCCGAGCACGCCCAGCAGCACCGCCGAGTGGGTCATGCTGTAGACGAGCCATGACTGGGCGACGCTCTGCATCCACGTGCCGACCAGCGAGATCAGCTGGCCGGCCGCGAAGAGCCGGAAGTTGCGGTGGCGGAGGGCGCGGAGGATGCGGGGCGGGCCGTCGGTCAGCGGACCACCACCAGTTTCACCGAGCGAAGCACGCCCGCGCCGGCCAGACGCGCGAAATAGGCGCCCGGGCGCACCGGCGCGCCGGCGGCGTCCCGCAGGTCCCACACCGTGGAATGCTCCCCGGCGCCCAGCGTGCCGCTCTCCAGCGTGCGCACCCTGCGGCCCGCGGGGTCGAGGATGTCCAGCCGCGCCGCGCCCGCCCGGGGCAGGGAGTAACGGAGGGTGGTGGCGGCGCGCACCGGGTTGCGCGCGCTCACGAGGCGCGCCGCCAGGGCCGGACCGTCGCCCAGGCCCGCGACGGGGTTGGGCACGAAGCGCTGGACCCGGTAGTTGAAGGTGTCGGCCACGTAGACCTCGTAGTTCGCGCGATGGACCGCGGCGCCGAAGGGATAGCTGAACTGACCGTCCCCGGAGCCGGCGATCCCGAACTGGCCCAGGTAGACGCCGTTGGGGTTGAAGCGCTCCACGCGGTGGTTGTTGGTGTCCGTCACGTACACCGTGCCCGCCCGGTCGGCGGCGCAGCCGGCCGGCTGGGTGAACTGGCCGTCCCCGGAGCCCGACACGCCCCACTTCAGCTCGAAGGCGCCGGTGCGGGAGAACCGTTGCACGCGGTTGTTGCCGGTGTCCACCACGTAGATCCTGCCGTCGAAGCAGGCGATGCCGTTGGCGTTGATGAACTGGCCGTCCCCACTTCCGGGGCCGCCCCACTTGACCAGGAATGTACCGGAGTAGGTGAACTTCTGCACCCGGCGGGGCTCGGTCACGTACACGTTGGCGCTGTCGTCCACGGCCACACCGGTGGGGTTCTGGAACTGGCCGTTGCCCAGGCCCGGCGAGCCCCACTTGCCCAGAAACACCCCCGAGCTGTCGAACTTCGACACCCGGTTGTTGCCATACTCCACGACGTAAACCTTGAAGGTGTGGTCCACCGCGATGCCGTAGGGCGCGTTGAGCTGGCCCGATGCAGTCCCGCCGCCCCCCCACTGGCGGATGAAGGCCCCCGCAGGGGTGAACTTCTGCACCACGTTGTTGACGTAGTCGGTCACGTACACGAACCCGGCGGCGTCCACCGCCACGCCGTTGGGGCTGTTGAATTGCGAGGGGCCCGAGCCTGGGGTGCCCCACTGGCCCGCGTAGAGGTCCGGCGGCGGAGCCGCGGCGAAGGCGCGCGGGGAGGCCAGGAGGGCGGCCAGGACCAGGAGGAGCCACGAAGGGAGGGCACGGTGTCGGGTCATGATTCACACTCCGGGTGACGCCCCGAGGCTCCGTCCCGGGGCAGGAGAAGCACGGGGCCCGAAGGTCCCGCTCACCCCCTGGCGGCGCGCAGGGCGGCGTCCGCGGTCATGAAGACGAAGATCAGGAACAGGTACAGGATCGAGTAGCGGAACAGCCGCACGGCGTCGCGCTCCGCGCCGCTGCGGCGCAGCTTCTCCGCCCGCCTGAGGAACTCCAGGCCCAGCACCGCGGCCGGCACCGTGTACAGCCATCCGGCCGCACCCAGCGGCTGCAGCCCCAGCGTGACCGGCACGAGCGCCAGGGAATAGAGCAGGATGCGCCGGCGCGTGACCCGCCCGCCGTGGGTGACCGGCAACATCGGCACACCCGCCGCATGGTAGTCCGCGCTCCGGTACAACGCCAGCGCCCAGAAGTGCGGCGGCGTCCACAGGAACACGATCGAGGCCTGCAGCGCGGCGGCCGCGGAAAGGTGCCCGGTCACGGCCGCCCACGCGATCAGCGGCGCCGCCGCCCCCGCCCCCCCGCCGATCACGATGTTCTCCGGGGTGCTGCGCTTGAGCCACACCGTGTACACCACCGCGTAGTAGAAGATGGACACCAGCCCGATGGCCGCCGCCAGCACGTTGGTGAAGGTGGCCAGCACCGCCCACGAGAGCGCCGCCAGCAGCAGGCCGAACATCCACGCGCTGCGCGGTGGCAGCGTCCCCGCCGGCAGCGGGCGGCGCGCGGTGCGCACCATGAGCCCGTCAATGTCGCGGTCGAAGTAGTGGTTGAACGCCGAGGCCGAGGCGGAGGCGAGCGCGGTCCCCAGCAGCGCGCCCCAGAAGACCGACGGCCGCGGCATCCCGCGCGCCGCCGCCAGGAGGGCGGGCACGCCGGTGATGAGCACGAGGAGCATGATGCGGGGCTTGGTCAGCTCGAAGTAGGCGAGCGCCGTACGCGCCAGGCCCTGCTCGCGCGGCACGCCGGGCACCACACGGCCCGGCGAGACGGGTGCAATGGGCGAGGCCGGCGAAACCGGCAACGCGGTCGAAGCCGGCAATGCGGTCGAAGCCGGCAATGCGGTCGAAGCCGGCAATGCGGTTGAAACCGGCGACCGTTGCGAGACCGCCGGAAGCGTGCCCTTCATCGCGCCACCGCCACGCGGCTCGCGTGCCCGCGCACCGGCTCCGATGCTGCCGCCGGGGCGGCGCGCAGCGCCGTGACCACGCACGTGGCCAGGATGGCCTCCGCGTTGGCCAGGTGCAGCGCCGAGAGCCAGGCGGGGATCCGCCACAGCACGTTGAGCGCGCCGAGCACGACCTGCACCAGGACCAGGGCCACTGCCAGGCGGGCGCCAGCGCGCACCTCCCGCTGCGGCGAGCCGTGGGCCCGCCAGGCGACCAGCAGGAGGATGAGCGTCAGGGCGTAGGCTCCGAACCGGTGCACGGCTTGCACCGCGACCAGCCCCACCATGGGCGGGAACCACTCACCGTTCAGCTTGGGGAAGTCGGGCGCCGCCAGCCCCGCGTGCTGCGTGCTGACCAGCCCGCCGAGGATCACCTGCAGGTACACCGCGAAGGCGGCGAACGCCATCGTGCCGCGCAGGCCCCGGGGCTGGCCCGCCAGCGCCCCGGCCGGCCGCGGTTCGCTGCCCCACCGGGCCCGCACATGGATCGCAACCACCGTGGCGAAGAGCAGCACCGCAGTGGCCAGGTGGCTGGTCACCACCGCCGGTGCGAGCAGCTTCCACACCGTGAGCGCACCCAACAGGATCTGGACCGCGAGCAGTCCCAGCGCCGCCGCGGTGAGCGTGCCCACCCGCGCGCGAGCCTCGCGGCGGCGGAACACCTCCACGGCAAGCACCAGCAGCAGCACCGAGAGTGCCCCCGCCACCGCGCGGTGCGAAAACTCCATCAGCACGTGGAATTCACGGTCCGGAATGAGCCGCCCGTTGTAAAGCGGCCAGCTCAAGTAGGACAGGCCGGAGTCGGTGTTGCGGACCAGGTTGCCGAGCACCACCAGGAGAAACGTGAGTGCCGCGGTGGCGAGGGACAGGGCGGCCGCGCCCCGCAGCGGTGAAGCCGTCGAAAGCATCGGAACTCCTGCCCGGGCCGGGGGTCCAGCCGGGCTCGAATGGGCCAAGTCTTTGAGAATACGTTACTTATTAGGGGCATCCCGGGCCGGGCCGGGCCACCGCCCACAGCCCACTCCTGCGCTGGAACACCTTGTCGGATCGCGACTTCTGAGGGGTTAGATGCGGCTGCCTGCCGGGAGACGCCGGGGAAGTTGGGGGGCGGAGGGGCACGGAACCCATGTCGCTGTGGAACTTTCCTTCATCCTGATAGGCCGTGTCGGTGTACCCCGCTCGATGTCGAGCGCTATCGCTCGTCGATCACTGGGCCGATCCTGGATCGGATTGATTTGGAGGTGCCGGTGCCTTCGGTGCCGTTGCGAGAGATGTTGGCGCGGGAGCCCGGGGAGGCGAGCTGCGTGGTGCATGCCCGCGTGGAGGCGGCGCGGCGCGCGCAGTGGGCGCGCTGGCGTTGCTGCGGAACAGGAGAGAGTGCGGTGCGACAACTGGGGCGTAATCAATGGCGATGAAACCCGGGGCAGAGCAGTGCTCGAGCTGCTCCCGCATCAGCGGCGACCTATCTTACCACGACCAGTCGCCGCTCTCCCATCGGCTTGGCATCCACCCACAGCTTGAAGAAGTAGACGCCCGATGCAACAGGATGCC
This genomic interval carries:
- a CDS encoding response regulator, which encodes MPSTPPADAGFSGPRSRGFRGLGRACFCVLEADGRIRWSSDSFGRSRGRPAAELAGTSLFDHCASPADADALRGALTGGGASASPFLLRLAAVPPAPPVELECALLGSPPALLVGWSTDAAPAPEVDAPEALRVAEVRLQAVLDNAPIGIWTWEDWKVTYFSRSWAGMLGREQPPGAEISHWAELLVPEDRERVVGEFRAAVRAGNSYEGEARLARADGTRRHVWTRALPVHDLHTGQLFYQGFTVDITERRELEERLRQAQRMEAVAELAGRVAHDFGTLLGAISSQIQIMQMGTGPEDPLQRQLDEITRAADHAGTLIRQLMAVSRRQGLERTPLDLNRVIGDLRRLVQRVLEPSSRFVADLAPELRRVYADPGQVEQVLLSLWLNARDAMPGGGDLTVRTRNVELGADFCRTRPSMNPGSYVELTVRDTGSGMDAETRARLFEPYYSTGSERGGLGLAMAYGFVRQHEGWIDVESTPGAGTTVRVYLAAIVEHMAVSSATPAAPVRGGDETILVGEDDPLTLGFTESALQGMGYRVLSGADSEEVLQLFRAHAGEIDLVVLDVVMPSRGGREVAREIRLLEPQARILFVSGYLVAPEQGAEGWPRGAGFLAKPFSPTALGRKVREELDREGSASA
- a CDS encoding MFS transporter, with amino-acid sequence MTDGPPRILRALRHRNFRLFAAGQLISLVGTWMQSVAQSWLVYSMTHSAVLLGVLGFTGQVPTLLLGPLAGVVADRHHRWRIIVITQALSMACALALAALTLGGVVREWHIFALVLALGCINAFDVPARQAFLGEMVGREDLPNAIALNSSMFNGARMIGPAIAGIVVATVGEGWCFLINGVSYVAVIAGLLAMRLEPWTPPRGEQGVAEQLREGLRYVLRNEALWLPLGLLGLVSLTAIPYLVLMPIFADQVLHGGARGLGILMSGAGLGALGAALAMARRENLRGMGLTMGWAVVGMGISLLAFSLSKSLWLSAALLVPVGFSMMTQMAATNTFIQSMVPDFIRGRVMSFYLVMLLGMAPFGSMLMGGLAHAFGAPFAVRVAAVCAAAAGALFLSRVGRFRAAAQRMRAETAAAGRA
- a CDS encoding 6-bladed beta-propeller, which encodes MTRHRALPSWLLLVLAALLASPRAFAAAPPPDLYAGQWGTPGSGPSQFNSPNGVAVDAAGFVYVTDYVNNVVQKFTPAGAFIRQWGGGGTASGQLNAPYGIAVDHTFKVYVVEYGNNRVSKFDSSGVFLGKWGSPGLGNGQFQNPTGVAVDDSANVYVTEPRRVQKFTYSGTFLVKWGGPGSGDGQFINANGIACFDGRIYVVDTGNNRVQRFSRTGAFELKWGVSGSGDGQFTQPAGCAADRAGTVYVTDTNNHRVERFNPNGVYLGQFGIAGSGDGQFSYPFGAAVHRANYEVYVADTFNYRVQRFVPNPVAGLGDGPALAARLVSARNPVRAATTLRYSLPRAGAARLDILDPAGRRVRTLESGTLGAGEHSTVWDLRDAAGAPVRPGAYFARLAGAGVLRSVKLVVVR
- a CDS encoding protoheme IX farnesyltransferase, whose protein sequence is MKGTLPAVSQRSPVSTALPASTALPASTALPASTALPVSPASPIAPVSPGRVVPGVPREQGLARTALAYFELTKPRIMLLVLITGVPALLAAARGMPRPSVFWGALLGTALASASASAFNHYFDRDIDGLMVRTARRPLPAGTLPPRSAWMFGLLLAALSWAVLATFTNVLAAAIGLVSIFYYAVVYTVWLKRSTPENIVIGGGAGAAAPLIAWAAVTGHLSAAAALQASIVFLWTPPHFWALALYRSADYHAAGVPMLPVTHGGRVTRRRILLYSLALVPVTLGLQPLGAAGWLYTVPAAVLGLEFLRRAEKLRRSGAERDAVRLFRYSILYLFLIFVFMTADAALRAARG
- a CDS encoding COX15/CtaA family protein, producing the protein MLSTASPLRGAAALSLATAALTFLLVVLGNLVRNTDSGLSYLSWPLYNGRLIPDREFHVLMEFSHRAVAGALSVLLLVLAVEVFRRREARARVGTLTAAALGLLAVQILLGALTVWKLLAPAVVTSHLATAVLLFATVVAIHVRARWGSEPRPAGALAGQPRGLRGTMAFAAFAVYLQVILGGLVSTQHAGLAAPDFPKLNGEWFPPMVGLVAVQAVHRFGAYALTLILLLVAWRAHGSPQREVRAGARLAVALVLVQVVLGALNVLWRIPAWLSALHLANAEAILATCVVTALRAAPAAASEPVRGHASRVAVAR
- a CDS encoding ATP-binding protein, whose amino-acid sequence is MGQVFENTLLIRGIPGRAGPPPTAHSCAGTPCRIATSEGLDAAACRETPGKLGGGGARNPCRCGTFLHPDRPCRCTPLDVERYRSSITGPILDRIDLEVPVPSVPLREMLAREPGEASCVVHARVEAARRAQWARWRCCGTGESAVRQLGRNQWR